One genomic region from Candidatus Caldarchaeum subterraneum encodes:
- a CDS encoding fructose-bisphosphate aldolase, class I translates to MVFGKQARLSRLLENGRMLCIPLDHGTSLGPVKGLENIEDLVYRLESAGVTALLAHKGVFRSLKRPLKTGTIMHMSASTQLSTHYNRKVLIASVEEALRLGVDAVSVHINIGGVDDDIMLEHLGLVADACDEWQVPLIAMMYPRGENIKNASDPAVISHVARVGAELGADIVKTPMPSANVQEIEVVTRSCPVPVVAAGGPKMERDEDVLRLAYASVAGGCMGITFGRNVFQHRSPENMVKALRRIVIEGRRVEEALPVLTP, encoded by the coding sequence ATGGTGTTCGGCAAGCAAGCCCGTTTGAGCAGGTTGTTGGAGAACGGCCGAATGCTCTGCATACCTCTTGACCATGGAACATCTCTGGGCCCTGTCAAAGGCCTCGAGAACATCGAGGACCTTGTCTACAGGCTCGAGTCAGCCGGCGTAACAGCCCTGCTCGCACACAAGGGCGTTTTCCGCTCCCTCAAAAGACCCTTGAAAACAGGAACCATTATGCACATGTCCGCCAGCACCCAGCTCAGCACACATTACAACAGAAAGGTGTTGATAGCGTCTGTTGAAGAGGCTCTTCGCCTCGGCGTCGACGCTGTCTCAGTCCACATAAACATAGGCGGCGTCGACGATGACATCATGCTTGAGCATCTAGGCCTTGTTGCCGATGCATGCGACGAGTGGCAGGTCCCCTTGATAGCGATGATGTATCCACGGGGCGAAAACATCAAAAACGCAAGCGACCCAGCTGTCATAAGCCATGTCGCGAGGGTTGGCGCCGAGCTTGGAGCAGACATAGTCAAGACACCTATGCCGTCGGCCAACGTGCAGGAGATTGAAGTGGTTACGCGTAGCTGTCCGGTGCCGGTGGTTGCAGCCGGTGGACCTAAGATGGAGAGGGACGAGGACGTGCTTCGGCTGGCTTATGCCTCGGTTGCAGGGGGATGTATGGGGATAACCTTCGGAAGAAACGTTTTCCAGCACAGGTCGCCCGAAAACATGGTTAAGGCCCTGCGCCGCATAGTAATCGAAGGACGCCGTGTAGAAGAAGCGTTACCGGTTCTTACGCCATGA
- a CDS encoding 3-dehydroquinate dehydratase I produces MSKTRICVSVYGENEENLLANIRRGFEKGADLAEVRLDLSGYSSVESLVAKLRPFTDRLVLTLRPVGEGGKSSLPAEQRVKILRRLADIGPAYIDLELSTLKQHPADDFRVAGVKVIASWHSFESTPDDGSLNNFCEECLKQGDVAKVVTFSNGPRDNIRVISLYARYPSTRLIAFCMGEQGWITRILSMAADAPIAYAALGDAKTAPGQLTVEEMLVMRENIFRGGGGG; encoded by the coding sequence ATGAGCAAAACACGGATATGTGTCTCCGTCTACGGCGAGAATGAGGAAAATCTCTTGGCAAACATACGGCGTGGATTTGAGAAGGGCGCGGACCTTGCGGAAGTGCGTCTCGACCTCTCGGGATACAGCAGTGTGGAGAGCCTCGTTGCAAAGCTGAGACCCTTCACCGATAGGCTTGTGCTGACTCTGCGTCCTGTGGGGGAGGGTGGCAAGTCGTCTCTGCCCGCCGAGCAGCGTGTAAAGATTCTCAGACGGCTTGCGGATATTGGGCCCGCCTACATCGACCTTGAGCTCTCGACGTTGAAGCAGCATCCAGCCGATGATTTCCGCGTCGCAGGCGTAAAGGTGATAGCTTCTTGGCACAGCTTTGAATCAACTCCCGACGATGGTTCGCTCAACAACTTTTGCGAAGAATGTTTGAAACAAGGGGATGTGGCAAAGGTCGTAACATTCTCCAACGGCCCACGTGACAACATACGCGTCATCAGCCTTTACGCCAGGTATCCCTCAACTCGTCTCATCGCCTTCTGCATGGGTGAACAGGGATGGATAACACGTATTCTCTCTATGGCGGCGGATGCTCCTATAGCTTATGCGGCTCTTGGAGATGCGAAGACCGCTCCGGGGCAGCTTACAGTGGAGGAGATGCTGGTGATGCGTGAAAACATCTTTAGAGGAGGGGGTGGAGGCTGA
- a CDS encoding shikimate 5-dehydrogenase: protein MMNAALQKQGIDNILYIAVDVHPRDLRGFVSSAHLMNFIGFNVTIPHKVSIIKHLDRLDRSAELVEAVNVVKVVGERRVGFNTDVAGVLACVPEPVSGRAVVLGVGGAARAAAVALHRKGYGELVFAGRRKSTMDEFMRFARRKGLPTRVVKLGSKPFAEAVERAELLVNATPVGMAPNTDASPLSAKLLHKKLTVFDMVYNPVETKLLKMARAHGARAIGGLDMLVAQGAEALKIWLGIEGDRKTMKKAALQALQRRRS from the coding sequence ATGATGAACGCGGCCCTCCAGAAACAGGGCATAGACAACATCCTCTACATAGCTGTTGACGTGCATCCCCGCGACCTCCGCGGCTTCGTCTCCTCAGCCCATCTCATGAACTTCATAGGCTTCAACGTCACCATTCCACACAAAGTATCCATCATCAAGCATCTCGATAGGCTGGACAGGTCTGCGGAGCTTGTTGAGGCTGTGAACGTGGTGAAGGTTGTGGGTGAGAGGCGGGTGGGCTTCAACACGGATGTGGCAGGTGTGTTGGCCTGTGTTCCCGAGCCCGTGAGCGGCAGAGCTGTTGTGCTGGGGGTGGGGGGTGCCGCGAGGGCCGCAGCCGTTGCACTACACCGTAAAGGATACGGTGAACTAGTTTTCGCGGGCCGGAGAAAATCCACCATGGACGAGTTTATGAGGTTTGCGCGGAGAAAAGGTTTGCCGACCCGTGTCGTGAAACTCGGGTCCAAGCCGTTTGCTGAAGCGGTTGAGAGAGCTGAGCTGCTTGTCAACGCGACACCAGTCGGCATGGCGCCAAACACCGATGCGTCACCTCTTTCAGCCAAGCTTCTCCACAAAAAATTGACCGTATTCGACATGGTTTACAACCCTGTTGAAACAAAGCTCCTCAAGATGGCGCGGGCCCATGGAGCCAGAGCCATCGGAGGCTTGGACATGCTCGTTGCACAGGGAGCCGAAGCCCTCAAGATATGGCTCGGCATAGAGGGCGACAGAAAAACCATGAAGAAAGCTGCTCTCCAAGCTCTTCAGAGGAGGAGAAGTTGA
- a CDS encoding conserved hypothetical protein (GHMP kinases N terminal domain) has translation MLLKAVFEGPTPLSSIFSPKVLDGDKLRSDPDTIGALGGGFSFFPGVRTVVEIGEGDGLSIEINGEPASFPPSEKAVEMLRKVAVFEGHVKVSHSIHVPIAMGFGTSAAAALGVLMALSRLVGRPLTLREALKHTHRVEVLCKTGLNSEAGFGHTGLVLVLKEGSPDHAVIDEIPLPPKTKLIAVAAEKTETPEAIASVERLRQLEQIGDRYMDRILRNPTPENFLKQARAFAYEAGFIDNTVHQIFDTFDKLPTIGYAQNMVGKAVHAIVYEEDAEKIVETLKKKFPNYPVYVGEAGASLLLKTE, from the coding sequence GTGTTGCTGAAAGCGGTCTTCGAGGGCCCTACACCGTTATCTAGCATCTTCTCACCCAAGGTTCTCGACGGCGACAAGCTACGCAGCGACCCTGACACGATAGGGGCTCTTGGGGGAGGTTTCTCATTCTTCCCCGGTGTCAGAACTGTTGTGGAGATTGGGGAGGGTGATGGGCTGAGCATCGAGATAAACGGTGAGCCTGCGAGTTTTCCGCCCTCGGAGAAAGCTGTCGAGATGTTGCGGAAGGTGGCTGTGTTTGAGGGCCATGTCAAGGTAAGCCACAGCATACATGTGCCGATTGCGATGGGTTTCGGAACAAGCGCCGCGGCGGCGCTGGGAGTGTTGATGGCGCTCTCACGTCTCGTCGGCAGGCCGCTGACCCTCCGCGAAGCCTTGAAACACACACACCGCGTCGAGGTCCTCTGCAAAACAGGGCTAAACAGCGAGGCGGGATTTGGGCACACAGGTCTCGTCCTCGTGCTGAAGGAAGGCTCCCCAGACCATGCCGTCATCGACGAAATCCCACTCCCGCCCAAAACCAAGCTAATCGCCGTGGCTGCGGAGAAAACCGAGACACCCGAGGCCATCGCCTCTGTGGAGAGGCTTCGGCAGCTTGAGCAAATCGGCGACAGATACATGGACAGGATACTCCGCAACCCTACGCCAGAAAACTTTCTCAAACAAGCCCGAGCATTCGCATACGAAGCCGGCTTCATAGACAACACCGTTCACCAAATCTTCGACACATTCGACAAACTCCCCACAATAGGCTACGCACAGAACATGGTCGGCAAAGCCGTCCACGCCATAGTCTACGAAGAAGATGCTGAAAAAATCGTCGAAACGCTGAAGAAAAAATTTCCCAACTACCCGGTATATGTTGGAGAAGCAGGGGCCTCGCTTCTCCTCAAAACAGAGTGA
- a CDS encoding conserved hypothetical protein (GTP cyclohydrolase) — protein sequence MTLSRDVQSEPAATPIELDWVAVSDVLFPVDEEFLEGYRLASTPVVEAAVNLPQTQRGIHASRTYEAVKQGISGLKYRDVYGITAQIVKTLLEKHVYSTRAKAVLRLSLFEVERTPVTKSESMEYFDAVFKSYAHRVNGGLVLRNLVGVRGVGITACPCAKEVIREVYLNGDGHKEPIPTHIQRAYAEIVVESDGNVTISQLLNILKESFSSRTIELLKRLDEAEVVVSAIQRPRFVEDVARTAAYLVVKQFPKLPNSHQVSIRVKSLESIHRHNMESRLRTTLGEIRRQVENNGMA from the coding sequence TTGACGCTGAGCCGTGACGTTCAATCAGAGCCGGCCGCCACCCCTATTGAGCTTGATTGGGTGGCTGTTTCAGATGTTCTTTTTCCCGTTGATGAGGAGTTTCTGGAGGGTTATCGCCTCGCTTCTACACCCGTTGTAGAGGCAGCGGTCAACCTACCCCAAACACAGAGAGGCATACACGCATCCAGAACCTATGAAGCAGTGAAGCAGGGCATTTCTGGGCTGAAGTATAGAGATGTTTATGGAATAACTGCGCAGATAGTCAAAACGCTTCTCGAAAAACATGTTTACTCGACACGTGCAAAGGCTGTTCTGAGGCTGAGTCTCTTTGAGGTGGAGAGAACTCCTGTGACCAAGTCAGAGTCGATGGAGTATTTTGATGCGGTGTTCAAGTCCTATGCGCACAGGGTTAACGGCGGCCTTGTTTTACGGAATCTTGTCGGTGTTAGGGGCGTGGGCATAACCGCCTGCCCATGCGCCAAGGAAGTGATACGCGAGGTGTATCTCAACGGTGATGGCCATAAAGAACCGATACCTACACACATACAGAGAGCCTACGCCGAGATAGTTGTGGAGAGTGACGGAAATGTAACAATAAGCCAGCTGCTAAACATATTGAAAGAGTCTTTTAGCAGCCGAACCATCGAGCTGCTCAAACGTCTCGATGAGGCGGAAGTGGTTGTGTCAGCTATCCAGAGGCCAAGGTTTGTTGAAGACGTAGCGAGAACCGCAGCGTATCTCGTCGTCAAACAGTTTCCAAAACTTCCCAACAGCCACCAAGTATCCATCAGAGTCAAATCTCTCGAGAGCATCCATCGCCACAACATGGAATCACGTCTCCGAACCACACTCGGCGAGATAAGACGCCAAGTTGAAAACAACGGAATGGCTTAA
- a CDS encoding shikimate kinase yields MKGRGRAGGAVSIVNAISTGFGAALGIDLQTEAELETTDEPHIKLSINGEDADPSLAKAVIKVFSLALDVNVNGAVIRTYSNIPVAVGLKSSSSAAVAIANAFLDALGEKMSADEMLRNVAEASILSGTSITGALDDAAACMLGGIVATDNHGRKILKHVLIEEKLYAVIYVPPGKTYTASFRKELLTPIRNIAAAAFTLALEGKHWEAMTINGLAHSAALGLPIEPAVNALRAGACAAGLSGTGPAVAAIVAEEWVDNVADVFSAYEGKIVKTSVNRGRTVDICPC; encoded by the coding sequence TTGAAGGGCAGGGGAAGAGCCGGGGGAGCGGTATCAATCGTCAACGCAATCTCAACAGGCTTCGGCGCAGCACTGGGCATAGACCTTCAGACAGAGGCCGAGCTTGAAACAACCGATGAACCCCACATAAAGCTCAGCATCAACGGCGAAGACGCCGACCCCTCTCTCGCAAAAGCCGTCATCAAAGTCTTTTCACTCGCCCTCGACGTCAACGTAAACGGCGCAGTAATACGCACCTACTCCAACATACCTGTAGCGGTTGGGCTGAAAAGCTCCAGCTCAGCGGCCGTAGCTATTGCGAACGCTTTCCTCGACGCCTTGGGTGAAAAAATGTCTGCGGATGAGATGTTGCGAAACGTTGCAGAAGCATCTATTTTGTCGGGGACCTCTATAACAGGTGCGCTGGATGACGCTGCGGCATGTATGCTCGGCGGCATAGTGGCCACAGACAACCATGGCAGAAAAATCCTCAAACATGTCCTTATCGAGGAAAAGCTCTACGCCGTCATCTACGTGCCGCCGGGAAAAACCTACACAGCCAGTTTCAGAAAAGAGCTCCTCACACCCATCAGAAACATAGCCGCAGCAGCCTTCACCCTCGCCCTCGAGGGCAAGCACTGGGAAGCCATGACAATAAACGGCCTCGCCCACTCGGCAGCCCTCGGCCTCCCCATAGAGCCCGCGGTAAACGCGCTAAGGGCGGGAGCGTGTGCGGCTGGGTTGTCTGGAACAGGGCCCGCGGTGGCCGCGATTGTTGCCGAGGAATGGGTTGACAACGTCGCAGATGTCTTCTCAGCCTATGAGGGAAAGATAGTTAAAACCTCGGTTAACAGGGGGAGGACGGTTGACATCTGTCCATGTTGA
- a CDS encoding molybdate transport system regulatory protein (ModE family), with protein MHSVSYRCISALVTVNLEGKTIELEPERFELLENINRASSISSACLQMGISYRTAVNWLKDIERKAGGKPVQSIRGGRNKGLTLLTELGHKLLEAYYSAQSIHRPGFIKSFIELRLSARNILTGHVKHVTEGDVISMVSVDLDGHQEVKSIITTDSLKRLKISPGDPVFIILKATETLLMKR; from the coding sequence TTGCATTCTGTTTCATATCGGTGCATATCGGCGTTGGTGACCGTAAATTTGGAGGGAAAAACCATAGAACTTGAGCCGGAGAGGTTTGAGCTTCTCGAGAACATAAACAGAGCATCTAGCATATCCTCTGCCTGTCTCCAGATGGGCATCAGCTATAGAACCGCCGTAAACTGGTTGAAGGATATTGAGAGAAAGGCTGGCGGCAAGCCTGTCCAATCCATCCGAGGGGGCAGAAACAAGGGATTGACACTTCTCACAGAGCTTGGACACAAGCTCCTCGAAGCATACTACTCCGCCCAATCAATCCACAGGCCAGGGTTCATCAAATCATTCATAGAACTTAGACTCAGTGCTAGAAACATACTCACTGGGCATGTGAAGCATGTGACCGAAGGAGATGTGATAAGCATGGTGAGCGTCGACTTGGATGGCCATCAAGAGGTAAAATCCATTATAACAACCGATAGCCTAAAACGTCTCAAAATCTCTCCCGGCGACCCGGTGTTCATCATTCTGAAAGCCACTGAAACCCTCCTGATGAAGAGATAA
- a CDS encoding aspartate-semialdehyde dehydrogenase has translation MKTYSVAILGATGMVGQHYIRMLYRHPWFRITALTGKESVGRKYVEAVRGEAPEPPKEIAEMEVLPTDPKKVDADFVFSCLPTEAAREAEPKFAEAGFPVFSDAAAYRMEEDVPLIVPEINHDHLNMVHIQRKKRGWEGYIVTTPNCTTVGLVLPLQPLKQHLGVKKVIVTTMQAVSGAGYPGVASLSILGNVIPYISGEERKVETETAKILGRYGDGRFTHDSVEVHATCTRVPTLDGHMESIYLETAKPADEETVAELLAEYVSLPQELNLPTAPARPIVVRRELDRPQTRIDVDAGTVPGMSVSVGRIRVNGEKVRFISLSHNLIRGAAGGTILTAELARHMGLLGE, from the coding sequence ATGAAGACCTACAGCGTCGCGATTCTGGGGGCCACGGGGATGGTTGGCCAGCACTATATCAGGATGCTGTATCGTCATCCATGGTTTAGGATAACGGCTTTGACCGGGAAGGAGTCGGTTGGCAGAAAGTATGTTGAGGCTGTGAGGGGTGAGGCGCCTGAGCCTCCTAAGGAGATTGCGGAGATGGAGGTTTTGCCCACGGACCCGAAGAAGGTTGACGCCGATTTCGTGTTCAGTTGTTTGCCGACGGAGGCCGCGAGAGAGGCTGAGCCAAAATTCGCCGAAGCAGGGTTTCCGGTCTTCAGCGACGCCGCAGCTTATAGAATGGAGGAGGACGTGCCCCTTATAGTTCCCGAAATCAACCACGACCATCTCAACATGGTTCACATCCAGAGAAAGAAACGGGGCTGGGAAGGCTACATCGTCACCACACCCAACTGCACAACGGTCGGGCTGGTGCTTCCTCTTCAGCCGCTGAAACAACATCTCGGCGTAAAGAAAGTGATTGTCACTACGATGCAGGCCGTCTCGGGAGCCGGCTACCCCGGTGTCGCATCCCTCTCCATACTGGGAAACGTCATCCCATACATCTCCGGTGAAGAGCGGAAAGTCGAGACAGAAACCGCGAAGATTCTCGGCCGCTACGGCGATGGCCGCTTCACCCACGACAGCGTCGAGGTTCACGCCACATGCACACGCGTTCCCACCCTGGATGGACACATGGAGTCAATCTATCTCGAGACGGCGAAGCCTGCAGACGAGGAAACCGTCGCGGAACTGTTGGCGGAGTATGTTTCTCTTCCGCAGGAGCTTAACCTTCCTACAGCGCCTGCGAGGCCCATCGTTGTACGCAGAGAGCTTGACAGGCCTCAGACAAGGATTGATGTTGACGCTGGCACGGTTCCCGGCATGAGTGTGTCTGTTGGAAGAATCCGTGTGAACGGTGAGAAGGTGAGGTTTATCTCTCTGAGTCACAACCTTATCCGCGGCGCTGCTGGGGGCACGATTTTGACGGCTGAGCTGGCCCGTCACATGGGGTTGCTGGGTGAGTAG
- a CDS encoding 3-dehydroquinate synthase, whose protein sequence is MKKVVVNVEGDETLFRKALSQGVQSFLAQSPLQGVETYVPTQDGYVRHGEKKATVPRVVIKSPKDLEHVAELARSGADEVVIATGDWKIIPVENLLAMIEGTGCRILAEVSNVSEAEIFINILEKGVNGIVAKPANEQELRILLELVKKPAEIPLVEAVVEEVRPVGVGDRACVDTVTMMEIGEGLLVGSHASMFFLIHNEAVGSSFTSPRPFRVNAGAVHSYVLMPDGNTRYLSELEAGDRVLIVSRTGRTRIASIGRVKIERRPLRLVKARYNDMVGAVTVQDAETIRFITPSGELVPVTELKKNDKILCHISQTRGRHFGMAVEETVVEK, encoded by the coding sequence ATGAAAAAGGTTGTAGTCAACGTAGAGGGCGATGAGACGCTTTTCAGAAAAGCCCTCTCACAAGGTGTTCAGAGCTTTTTGGCACAGTCGCCGCTGCAGGGCGTAGAAACCTATGTCCCTACTCAGGATGGTTACGTTAGACATGGAGAGAAGAAGGCGACGGTTCCACGTGTGGTCATCAAGTCGCCTAAAGATTTGGAGCATGTGGCGGAGCTGGCTCGCTCAGGAGCAGACGAGGTTGTAATCGCGACAGGTGACTGGAAAATCATCCCCGTGGAAAACCTTCTCGCTATGATTGAGGGCACGGGCTGCAGAATTCTGGCCGAGGTCTCCAACGTCTCCGAAGCCGAGATTTTCATCAACATCCTCGAGAAAGGCGTTAACGGCATCGTAGCGAAGCCCGCGAACGAGCAGGAGCTTCGGATACTGCTTGAGCTGGTGAAGAAGCCCGCGGAGATACCGCTTGTCGAGGCTGTTGTGGAGGAGGTGCGGCCTGTCGGAGTGGGAGACAGGGCCTGCGTAGACACGGTTACGATGATGGAGATTGGTGAAGGGCTGCTTGTCGGCAGCCATGCCTCCATGTTCTTCCTCATACACAACGAGGCGGTTGGCTCAAGCTTCACAAGCCCACGCCCCTTCAGGGTAAACGCCGGCGCCGTCCACAGCTACGTCCTCATGCCCGACGGAAACACAAGATACCTATCAGAGCTCGAGGCAGGCGACCGCGTTCTCATCGTCTCGAGAACAGGCCGGACACGCATAGCCTCAATCGGCCGCGTAAAAATTGAGAGAAGACCACTCCGCCTCGTCAAAGCACGCTACAACGACATGGTGGGAGCAGTCACGGTCCAAGACGCGGAAACAATCCGCTTCATCACACCAAGCGGCGAACTCGTACCCGTGACCGAGCTGAAGAAAAACGACAAAATCCTCTGCCACATATCCCAAACACGTGGGCGACATTTTGGAATGGCTGTCGAGGAGACTGTTGTGGAGAAATGA
- a CDS encoding 3-phosphoshikimate 1-carboxyvinyltransferase, translating to MTSVHVEPSRLKGVVEAPPSKSYTHRVFSLASLCTEKTTIHTPLISRDTQATINAAKMLGAEIVEKPGAYTALGRRQFKTPDNIIDVMNSGTTLRIYTGLATLVEKGYTVLTGDESIRRRPMAQLLEALHQIGAECWSTRGNGSAPIIVKGGNRITGTAKIKGDESSQYVTSLLLTGLAAHGDIEIQVTEELVSKPYVDATVKMVEVFGGEIRRRGYEWFRVSPQELHGVEFTVPGDFSSAAFIIAAAHLTQGHVTIKNLSTRYPQADEKIVEIIKLYGSEATFTSEGLVVEGGRNHADAEVVLRDAPDLLPVTAVIAAVNDGQTRIHGVAHARLKESDRIALTAAELRKLGVEVEELADGLLIHGNPRIKGGVAVDGHGDHRLFMAFTVLGLTLEKGLIVKGAESADVSYPAFLQDLSKLGAKIKKTE from the coding sequence TTGACATCTGTCCATGTTGAGCCGTCTCGGCTCAAGGGTGTTGTCGAGGCTCCGCCGAGCAAAAGCTACACACACCGCGTCTTCAGCCTCGCATCCCTCTGCACAGAAAAAACCACAATCCACACTCCGCTCATATCCAGAGACACACAGGCGACCATAAACGCGGCGAAAATGCTCGGCGCAGAAATCGTGGAAAAACCCGGCGCCTACACAGCCCTGGGACGCAGACAATTCAAGACACCAGACAACATCATCGACGTCATGAACTCGGGAACCACTCTAAGAATATACACAGGCCTCGCAACACTTGTTGAGAAAGGCTACACAGTCTTGACAGGCGACGAAAGCATACGGAGAAGACCGATGGCTCAGCTGCTTGAAGCGCTGCATCAAATCGGTGCAGAATGCTGGTCAACACGCGGAAACGGGTCAGCACCCATCATAGTCAAGGGCGGAAACAGGATAACAGGCACGGCGAAAATCAAAGGCGACGAATCCTCACAATATGTGACCTCACTCCTTCTCACAGGACTCGCTGCACACGGCGACATCGAGATACAGGTGACAGAGGAGCTTGTCTCCAAACCCTATGTCGACGCCACCGTTAAGATGGTTGAGGTTTTCGGCGGTGAGATACGGCGCAGAGGCTATGAATGGTTTAGGGTTTCTCCACAGGAGCTGCATGGTGTCGAGTTCACCGTCCCCGGCGACTTCAGCTCGGCAGCCTTCATCATCGCGGCAGCCCACCTAACCCAAGGACACGTAACCATCAAAAACCTCTCGACACGGTATCCGCAGGCCGATGAAAAAATCGTCGAAATCATCAAGCTCTATGGCTCCGAAGCAACGTTTACGTCGGAGGGCCTTGTCGTGGAGGGTGGCAGGAACCATGCTGATGCGGAGGTTGTGTTGAGGGATGCGCCTGACCTTTTGCCTGTCACGGCTGTTATCGCCGCCGTAAACGATGGCCAAACACGGATACACGGGGTCGCCCATGCAAGGTTGAAGGAAAGTGACAGGATTGCGTTGACGGCGGCTGAGCTGCGGAAGCTGGGTGTGGAGGTTGAGGAGTTGGCCGACGGGCTTCTTATCCACGGCAATCCACGCATCAAGGGAGGCGTCGCGGTCGACGGCCATGGCGACCATAGACTGTTCATGGCTTTCACGGTCCTCGGCCTCACCCTCGAAAAAGGCCTCATCGTCAAAGGCGCCGAATCAGCTGACGTCTCATATCCAGCGTTTCTACAGGACCTATCAAAGCTGGGAGCAAAAATAAAGAAGACCGAGTAA
- a CDS encoding sulfate ABC transporter permease — protein sequence MKNPLKIIVLAAAIMYVAVLFLPPLLYQRLTLPPDPYTSIVNTALAASIASLLAFPLAVLLGFYVSARGLAVVLPFLMFATAIPHTAIGLMVLPLFLALNIVDTWLAVIITMMIVSLPLGVGSVASGLSATVKALDEFLSVLGVGELRNIWIHMRAMGLGWAVSFMLMWLRAFSELGALLIVSYTPSTVGVYMFELFQTGGAEVAVPYAVIVAALGMVFSGLLYIISWRGG from the coding sequence ATGAAAAATCCTTTGAAAATAATTGTGTTAGCAGCCGCCATAATGTATGTCGCGGTTCTCTTTCTACCGCCGCTTCTCTACCAGCGTCTAACCCTTCCCCCAGATCCCTATACATCAATCGTCAACACAGCGTTGGCAGCTTCTATAGCGTCTTTGCTTGCTTTCCCTCTTGCTGTCCTGCTGGGGTTCTATGTCTCCGCCAGGGGCCTCGCAGTGGTCTTGCCTTTTCTGATGTTTGCGACAGCTATACCGCATACTGCAATAGGGCTTATGGTTCTGCCGCTTTTTTTGGCATTGAACATAGTTGACACGTGGCTCGCAGTCATAATTACTATGATGATTGTTTCGCTGCCGCTTGGTGTTGGCTCGGTGGCTTCGGGGCTATCCGCCACCGTCAAGGCTCTTGACGAGTTTCTCTCCGTGCTGGGCGTGGGAGAGCTACGCAACATCTGGATACACATGCGGGCCATGGGGCTTGGTTGGGCTGTCTCGTTCATGCTCATGTGGTTGAGAGCATTCTCGGAGCTTGGCGCGCTTCTGATTGTGTCCTATACACCTTCTACAGTAGGAGTCTATATGTTCGAGCTTTTCCAGACAGGAGGAGCTGAAGTAGCCGTTCCATACGCGGTAATCGTCGCAGCCCTGGGCATGGTCTTCAGCGGCCTGCTATACATTATCTCGTGGAGAGGTGGCTAG